Below is a window of Leucobacter sp. Psy1 DNA.
ACGCCCGGGCGAACCTGAGGAGATTGCCGCGATCGCACGCTTCCTCGGATCTCGCCAGTCCTCGTACATGACCGGGGCTGTGCTCGTCGCGGACGGGGGCGCGCACATCGTGGACCTGCCGACGCTCGCGTTCGAACAGGCGGGAATGTAGGTCGTCCGGGCTCGGCCGCGCTGGTCGAGCCCGGACTGCCGTCTCGGGTCTATCCACCGAGGTAGGCCGAGCGGAGCAGTCCGTCGTCCTCCTGGAGTCGGCGGGCAGGGCCCTGCGGCTGGGTGACCCGCCCGCTCGCCAGCACCATTGCATCATCGGCGATGCCGAGAGCGAGGTGGGTGAATTGTTCGACGAGGAGCACACCGACGCCGGATTCGGCGATCTGCTCCACGAGCGGGAGCAGCCGCATGAACACGACGGGTGCGAGCCCTAGCGACATCTCGTCGATGAGAAGGAAGCGTGGCCGCGCAGCGAACGCCCGCGCGAGCACGACCATCTGCTGCTCACCCCCGGAGAGGAGCACGGCCTGCGAGTCGATCCGCTTCTCGAGCTCGGGGAACGAGTGCAGTACGTCCTCCAGGGCAGCTGTGGTCTTCGCCGTGAGCAGGATATTCTCCCGCACAGTGAGCGATGGGAAGATCGCGCGGCCCTGCTCGATGTGCGCGATTCCGGCACGCGACCGCTGCACTCGCTTCCACTTCGTAATCGACTCGCCGTCGACGGCGATGTCTCCGCTCGAGTGCCCGATTACGCCGGAGATGGATTCCAGGAGGCTCGTCTTCCCCGCCCCGTTCGGGCCGACGAGGGCGACGATCTCGCCGGCGCGCAGGGTCAGGTCGACGCCTGAGATCACCGGTCCTGCCCCGCGGCTGACCGTGACCCCACTCAGTTGCAGTTCGCTCATTGCGTCATCTCCGCATCTCCCATGTAGGCCGCGATCACGGCAGGATCGTCGAGAACCTCGGCGCTCGCCCCCTGCGCGAGGACCCTGCCGAAGTCGAGGACAGTGAGCTCCGTGCACACGGAGCGCACGAGGTCGAGATCATGCTCGATGATCACGATCGCCGTGTCGAAGCGCGAGGGGATCCGCGTCAGCCGGTGTCCGAACGCGAGATGCTCCTCGTGCGAGAGCCCAGCGGCCGGCTCATCGAGGATCAGCACGCGCGGCCCTGACAGGACCGCAGCAGCCACCTCGATGAGCCTGCGCGTACCGACATCGACGTGAGCGAGCCTCTCACTCGGCGGCGGGCACCCGAGGAACGCGAGCGCGTCGGCAAGCTCATCGTGATCGAGCCGCTCGCGTGCGACGAATCGGACGTATGCCTCGACGGACAACTGAGGCGGAACGCGATCCTGCTGGAATGTCCGGCGGAGGCCGCGTCTCGCCCTGGCCGCTGGCGAAAGTCGGCTGATGCTGTTCCCGTCGAGCGTGACATCGCCCGTGTGCTGGGGAAGAAAACCGCTGACCGCGTCAACGAAGGTCGATTTGCCCGCGCCGTTCGGCCCGATCAAGCCCATGATGCTTCGCGGACGGACCCGCAGGGAGACCGCTTCGAGGGCCTTGAGCTCGCCGAACTGCACTCCGAGGTCGCGCACTTCGAGCACGGGTGCGGCGTCGTCGGGGATCGGTTCCGCCGCCTCCGGTACCGCGAACACATCGAGCACGCTCGTACCCACGTCGGGCGGATCGGCGGCAGAAGCGGCCGCCGCCGCTTCGCTCCGCCGTTTCGCGCGCTTCGCGAATCCGCCGCGGATCGCCTCGCCGAGGTTGGATCCGCTGGTGAGCGCCTGGATGCCGAGGAGACCGAAGACGACGAACGCCCAATCCTGGGGAATGCCCCAACCCTTCAACAGCTCGGGGACGAGGACCCAGAGCACCCCGGCGAAGATCGCCATGTCGATGAGGTAGGCGCCGCTCATGACCGCGAGGATGTAGAGCGCAAGCGACTGGATGGGGGTGAAGCTCGCGGCGTACGGGATGCCGACCTGGCCGGCGAGAAGCCCACCCGACACTCCGCCGAGTGCCGCGCTCACCGCGAACGCCGACAGCTTGGCCAGGCGCACGCTCTGCCCGACGGCGGCGGTCCCGCGCTCGGAGAAGGCGACGGCCTTCCAGCTGCTCCCCACGCGACTTCGCTGCAGCAGCGCAACACCGAGTCCGCAGACGACGAGCACGATCACCGCGAAGAAGAAGTACTCGCGGTCACTCGAGAAGAAAGACGGACGCTCCACTGAGAGCCCGTCTTTTTGGCCGGGGAACTGCGTCTGCACGAGCAGCACGTCGAAGGCAGCCGCGAGACCGAGCGTCACGACGGCCAGATTGACCCCGCGCAGCCGGAGCGCCGGGAGCCCGATGAGTACTCCGGCGATACTTGCGACGATCGCGCCCGCGATGAGCCACACGACGAAGCCGCCGGGAGTCTGCGCGACGTTAAGCCAGGACACCACCCAGGCGCCGATGGCGGCGAACGTGAGCTGGCACAGTGCGATGATTCCGGCGGAGCCGGTGACGACGCCGAGCCCGAGCACCGCGATCGAGGCGGTCACCATGCTGATGGCGAGGTAGACCGTGTAGCCGGAGAGACCGGCGCTCAGCGCCCAGCCCACCGCGAGGGCGGCGACGGCGATGCCGACGGGTAGGAACGCGCGCACGCGACGATTAGCGAGCAGCATCCCACACCTCCTTCCGCTGCGACCAGAGCAGCAGTATCACGATGAACAGGAGCGGCACGAAGTTGCGCACGAGTGCGAGTTCGTTGATCTGCGCGACCACGCCGTTCACCACTCCCAGGACGAGGCCACCGACAACCGCGAGGTCGAGGCGCTTGAATCCGCCGAGCAGCGCAGCGGCGGCGGCGGGAATGATGAGCATGGAGAGGCTCACCGCGTCGTTCGACTGCGTCGGGGCGATGATGAGGATCGTCACTGCGCCGACCGCGCCGGTCACGGCCCACACACCGACGGAGAGCGGCTTCGATGCGATGCCGATGAGCTCGGCCGTCGTCGGACGGTCGGAGAGGGCGCGGAGCTGGGTGCCGATCGTCGTCTTCCGCAGCAGGACCGCGGCGGATGCGGCGACGAGCACTGCCAGGGTCACAGTGATGACCGTCACCCAGCTCACCACTACTCCGGCGACGCTGAAGGCCGCGCCGTTGAAGATCGGGGAGAACGGCTGAGGCTTGTTGCCGAACATGATGTATGAGAGTGACATCAGGAGCAGGAACGGCGCGACGGTCATCGCTGAGCGCGTCGACAGGTCGGCCTCGGACAACCACGTGGCTGCGATCCAGCCGATTGCGGCGCTCAAGAGGGCGCCGACCAGGATGCCGGCGATGGTCGCCAGCCAGATCGGCATGTCGAGTCTGCTCGCGAACCACACGGCGATGAATGCGGCGAACATGCCGGTCGCGGCCTGGGCGAAGTTCACTACGCGCACCAGGCGGGACATGAGGGTGAGGGTTACCGCGAACACGGCGTACACGCCGCCGGCCGCGAGACCGGAGAGGGCGCCCTGGAGCAGTGCACTGCCGTTCATGACGGGGCACCGAGCGGCTGCGGGGTGAAGAGAGGGTGGAACATCAGCGGCCTTTCGTGCCGGAGGTGGGGGAGCCGGGGTTGGCGGGCAGCGCGCCCGCCAACCCCGGCAGAGCGGTGAGCGTCAGCTCGCCGGGATCATCAGCCAGTCATCGGCCGCCTGCTCCCAGGCGTTGGTGCCCGACTTCAGGACGACGGGCCAACCGCCCGGCTCGTAGTCCTGGGCGGCGATCTGGTCGAATTGATAGGGATACGCGAGCATGTCGTTGTCAATCGGCTCCATGTTCGCCAGCGCGTCGTTGACGCTCTCACGGGTGATGTCTCCGTCGATGCTCTCGAGTACCTCCACCATGAACGTCGCGGCGAGGTAGCCGCCCTGGCTGAACGAGGTGAGCGTGATCTCGTTCTCCTCCATCAGCGACTTCCAGTCGGCGTTGATCTCGTTGTCTTCGGTGAAGGGGTAGAACTCTGCGGGAACGTAGACGCCTGCCGCACTGTTGTCCACCGCTGCCGCGAAGCTCTCGCTGTACGTCGAGGTGAGGAACAGGAACGAGACGTCATCCCAGCCCTGCTGATTCGCCGCCTTGATCTGCCCGATCGCGTCGGGCTCGACAGCGTTGCTGACGATGCCGTCGCAGCCGGCCTCTTTGGCCTTCACGATATAGGGCGTGTAGTCGGCACCGCCGTAGGGGACGGTGTCGTCGATCATGGTGGTCTCTTTCCCCGTGATCTCGCTCCACTGCTCAACGGCGGCCGCGTAGGCTGGACCGGTCGAACCGATGACGCTCGTGAAGACGCAGAGGTTCTCGAGCCCGAGCTCCTCAGACCCGTAGAGCATGGTCAGGGTCGTGTCGTTGAACGGGCCGATGTTTGCGGGCGCAATGTTCGGCGAGTCGAAGCACCCGGGGTCGACGCCGATGCCCTGGATCGATCGGACGTCTTCCTGCTCGTAGTACTTCGCGTTGATCTCGCAGTCGAGCAACGAGGCGCCGCCGACCAGGCCGACAACCTCGTCGCTGCCGATGAGCTCGCGTGCTGCGGCGGTCGCCGTGGCGGGATCGGCCTTGTCGTCCATGGCCTTGTATTCGATCTGTCGACCGTTGATGCCGCCGTCGGCGTTCACCTGGTCGAACACGGCCGCAGCGGCCTCGGACGCCTCGGGGAAGGTGGCGGGACCGCTGATGGTATTGACGGAGCCCAGCTTGATCGGTGCGTCGCCGTCGCCGCCGGAGCCTCCGGCACAACCGGTCAGCGCCAGCGCGGCGGCCGCAGTCAGGGCGGCGATGCCCAGGATGCGTGATTTCATGGTGTTCCTCTCGAACGGAATGGGGGAGTGAATCAGTGAGTCGGGATCAGACGGGTTGCACGTCGGGGTAGGCGACGGTGCCGAGCGGGTACACGTGGCCTCCTGCTCGGGAGTGCTCGGAGGTTCCGCTGCCAGTGATGCCGAGGAAGATGCCGGTGGTCATGAGGTCGTAGCCGAGATCGTGCAGCCACACGCTCGCCACCGGAATGCGGAACTCACGGAAGCAGAAGAGGTAGAGCGCGTCGTCGAGCTTCCAGACGGTGGAGAGATCCATATCGCCGTGGCCGCGCTGCACGCCCTGCAGGTTCTGCCAGGCATAGCGCTCGGTGGACATGTAAACGTGCTCGTACAGGTGCTCGGGACTGTATCGGTAGAGGTTGCGCTTGCCGATGAGGTCCCGGGATTCGGCGGGTGCCTTCCCGGTTGCGGCACTCCCGTCGAGCGTTGCGGCGATGAAGTCCTGCTTCACCTGGGGCTCACCATCCGTGTGCTCGGCATCGATGCGGGAATGCGTCACGATCGCGCGGCCGGTGCGTTCGGACCAGACGACCGTGACTGCCTCGCGATCGCGCGAGGTGAGGGGCAGGTTCAGGAAGAAGACGTCGCTGCGCACCTGCACGGCGTCGTACGGGTCATTTGCGCCAGGTTCCGCGATGGAACCGTTCGTGCTCCACGTCACGGTGTCCGTGGCGAACGAGAAGGAGAGCACATTGCCGTCCGCGAGCGTCAAGGCGAGGGTGCGGCCTCGCAGTGATACGTTCGGCAGCCGATAGGTGTCGATGCCCGCTGCGAACTCGTCGTAGGTGGCCCAGTCGTCGACGCCCTTGCGTTGAGTGTCCAGTGCTCCGATGCGCGCGTGGATCATGCTGCTTCATCTCCTTCGAAGAAGCCGGGCGATGATCTGGGAACACCACCGTCCGGAAGTGATCTCACTGTAGGCACCGAAACGGCCACCGAGGCATCCGATCACCGCCTCCGACAACAGTCGTGCGCTAACGGTCAACGCGTGTCTCAACTCGGTTCCGATTCGAGGCGTGCAGAGGCCTGCAGGTACGCGCGCCGGGGTGCTCCCCGACGATGCGGGGAGGATCGCAGCTACGCGGAGTGGCGGCTCAGCCGCGGCGCAGGTCGCTCGGTGAGAGGCCGTACGCCGATTTGAAGACACGGCTGAAATGCGCCGCGTCGGTAAAGCCCCAGCGTGCCGCTATCGCGGAGACCGTGCGTTCGGCGAGCACGGGATCAAGCAGATCCGTCCGGCAGCGCTCGAGTCGTCGCTCGCGGATCCACGTGGAGACCGTGGTGTCGGCCTGCCGGAACAGCGAGTGCAGATGACGAGTCGAAACATAGTGGGCTGCTGCGATGGAGCCGGGCGAGAGGTCACCCGATGAGAGGTGTTGTTCGATGTAGGCGTAGATCTTCTGCAGGAGCACCTGGTGGGGGTCGCGCTGACCGGGAGCAGCGTCAAGGATGCTCGAGAACAGCGTTCCCATGAGATCGATGCTCGTGTGAGCGAGTTTCGCGCGCACGGGCTGGCTCAGATGAGTGAGTTGCCCGGGGAATTGCGAGAGGAATGCCGTGAGGACGGGGGAGACGCCCCGGTGCTCCTGGCTGAGCGACACGGCCGTCAACTGGTCGGTGAAGGACGAGGGGATCTCGAGACGGTCCTTGGGGAACATCATGATGAGGTTCCGAAAGTCCTCGCCGAAGAGCAGTGAGTAGGGTCGCGACGTGTCGTAGACCGAAAGGTCGCCGGGGCGCATCACAAGTTCTTTACCGTCCTGTACCAGGATGCTGCTGCCTGAGAGCAGCAGGCTCACCTTGTAGTAGCCGCTCCCTCCGCTCGCGATCGTGTCTCGCGTGCGCTCGACGAGATGGGGGCGGGCGGCCACCTCGGTGAAGACCACGTCATCGGCATCCGCCGAGCAGAGCCGAGCCATGAACGGGCCGCGCTCCTCGCCGCTGATCTCCAGCGGCACGAATGAACTCGATACGATCCGACGGAACGCCCCGATGCTGTCGACCTGGGTCGGACGCGAGTCCGCCCGAGACACGTTCTGCTCCTGTGCAGTTGTCATGCCCTGTACCTTTCTCATGATGCTCCGCCTTCGAAGCATCACCTGCTCCGAGGGTACTCCTTCGGCAGACTCGGGCGCGAAATTTACACCTCGGCGAGTGACTCATCCAGTGCGTCGAGCAGGATCGGCAGCTCATCCGAGCTGAACGCGAGCGGGGGCCTGACCTTCAGCACGCTCTCGTCGCGGCCGATGCGCGAGATCAATACGTTGCGGCGCTTCATCGATTCAACGACCTGCTTGGCGAGTTCGGGTGCCGGGGCCCCGTCGATGGCGAAGTCGAGTCCGAGGAAGAGGCCGGCCCCCTTCGCGGAGCGCACGAAATCGTACTGCTCGGCGAACTCGCGGAAGCGGGAGCCGGCAGTCTCACCGAGCCCGCGAGCGCGGGTCATGAGCTGCTTCTCCTCCATCTCGAGGAGGACGGCTTCGCCGACCGCCGCCGAGACGGGGTTGCCCGCGAACGTGTTGAAGAACTCGTTGCGCGACCCGAACGCGTCGAGCACGGCTTCACTGGTCACGACGCCGGACATGGGGTGGCCGTTGCCCATGGGCTTGCCCATCGTGACGAGGTCCGGGCTCATGCCGGCGTACTCGTGGCCCCACATGTGGGTGCCGGTGCGGCCGAACCCGCTCTGCACCTCATCCGCGATGACGAGACCGCCCGCGCCGCGCACTCGGTCGACGATGCCCGCGATGAGCCCCTCGGGGAGCCGAGGCATTCCCTCGGTCGAGAAGAGCGGATCGAACAGACAGGCGGAGACCCCGAAACCGTGCTCCTGGAGCGAGTCGATGGCGGCATCGAGCTCGGCGAGGGTCGCGGCAAGTACTTCGGCCTCGGGTCGGTCGTCGCGATCGAGATCGGGGATCCTGAGCGTGCGCACGTGGGCGCCGAGCGGTTCGCGCGTCTTGAGGCCCGTCGTGAGTTCCGCGAGCGTGATCGTCGTGCCGTGGTAGCTGTAGTCGGAGACGATGACGCCGGTCGCGCCCGTGAGCTGCCGTGAGATGCGGAGCGCGAGCTCATTCGCTTCGGAACCGGAATTGCCGTAGAGCACCCGGTCGAGCTCGGGCGCGAACGTTGCGAGCAGCCGCTCGGAGTAGTCGACCACCCGCTCGTTGAGGTAGCGGGTGTGGATGTTCAGGGTGGCGGCCTGGGAGCACAGCGCACCGACCACCCGCTCATTGGCGTGGCCGACGTGCGGCACATTGTTGTAGCCGTCGAGATACCGCTCGCCGTTCGCCTCGGTCAGCCAGACGCCGTGCGCTGAGACGAACTGCAGCGGCTCGGTGTAGAACAGGGGGGAGTAGGGCCCGATAGTGGCGTTGCGGCGGGCGATGAGATCGGCGTTCGAGGTCATGAGCGGGCTCCTGCAGAGGGGGTAACGGACGGCGCAGCGTTGAGTTCGTGTGCCAACCGGACGATATGGGGGAGAACATCAGTGGCGAGCCACTCCGCGGTCGGCTCCCCGCGGCGGTCCGCCGCCCACCCGAGGTAGGTGAGACCGCGAGCGAGCAGGATCGCCGGGAACACCGCGTGGTCGGCGTCGTCCAGCGAGCGCACCGACGCGTACCCGGCGAAGAGCGCGTCCCGGTACTCGGTGAAGCGCGGATGCGGCACGTAGAAGTGCAGTGCAGTCGCGAGGTCGAAGAGGTGCCAGCCCGCGGCGAAGTCGTCGAAGTCGATGAGCACGAGTCCCGCCTCGGTGCGGAGCACGTTCTCCGGCGTCAGGTCGGAGTGGATCGGGCCGAACCGGTGCTCCGGTGTTCCGTAGTCGCCGAGCAGCGACCGGATGCGCGGGATCGCGTCGACCACGGCGGCCCGATCGTCTCCGGCGAGCTCATCGAGCCGCAAGGGATCGCCCCACGCCGGCTCGGCCCCCACGAGGCCGTCGAGGTCCCAGTCGTCCCGCGGCACCGCCATGCGGTACCCCGAGCGGGCCGTGGCCTCATGCACCTGGGCCGCGAGTCGGCCGAGCTCGGCGAAGTCCTCCGGGTCGATCATCGCCGACCCATCCACACCGGTGCGCTCGTCGCCGAAGTTTCCCGTATTGGCGAGGTGCCGCTGCACGTCGACCTGGTGCGCACCCTCGGGGTGCTGAGCACCCACCACGG
It encodes the following:
- a CDS encoding ABC transporter ATP-binding protein — translated: MSELQLSGVTVSRGAGPVISGVDLTLRAGEIVALVGPNGAGKTSLLESISGVIGHSSGDIAVDGESITKWKRVQRSRAGIAHIEQGRAIFPSLTVRENILLTAKTTAALEDVLHSFPELEKRIDSQAVLLSGGEQQMVVLARAFAARPRFLLIDEMSLGLAPVVFMRLLPLVEQIAESGVGVLLVEQFTHLALGIADDAMVLASGRVTQPQGPARRLQEDDGLLRSAYLGG
- a CDS encoding ATP-binding cassette domain-containing protein; protein product: MLLANRRVRAFLPVGIAVAALAVGWALSAGLSGYTVYLAISMVTASIAVLGLGVVTGSAGIIALCQLTFAAIGAWVVSWLNVAQTPGGFVVWLIAGAIVASIAGVLIGLPALRLRGVNLAVVTLGLAAAFDVLLVQTQFPGQKDGLSVERPSFFSSDREYFFFAVIVLVVCGLGVALLQRSRVGSSWKAVAFSERGTAAVGQSVRLAKLSAFAVSAALGGVSGGLLAGQVGIPYAASFTPIQSLALYILAVMSGAYLIDMAIFAGVLWVLVPELLKGWGIPQDWAFVVFGLLGIQALTSGSNLGEAIRGGFAKRAKRRSEAAAAASAADPPDVGTSVLDVFAVPEAAEPIPDDAAPVLEVRDLGVQFGELKALEAVSLRVRPRSIMGLIGPNGAGKSTFVDAVSGFLPQHTGDVTLDGNSISRLSPAARARRGLRRTFQQDRVPPQLSVEAYVRFVARERLDHDELADALAFLGCPPPSERLAHVDVGTRRLIEVAAAVLSGPRVLILDEPAAGLSHEEHLAFGHRLTRIPSRFDTAIVIIEHDLDLVRSVCTELTVLDFGRVLAQGASAEVLDDPAVIAAYMGDAEMTQ
- a CDS encoding branched-chain amino acid ABC transporter permease, with protein sequence MNGSALLQGALSGLAAGGVYAVFAVTLTLMSRLVRVVNFAQAATGMFAAFIAVWFASRLDMPIWLATIAGILVGALLSAAIGWIAATWLSEADLSTRSAMTVAPFLLLMSLSYIMFGNKPQPFSPIFNGAAFSVAGVVVSWVTVITVTLAVLVAASAAVLLRKTTIGTQLRALSDRPTTAELIGIASKPLSVGVWAVTGAVGAVTILIIAPTQSNDAVSLSMLIIPAAAAALLGGFKRLDLAVVGGLVLGVVNGVVAQINELALVRNFVPLLFIVILLLWSQRKEVWDAAR
- a CDS encoding ABC transporter substrate-binding protein, whose amino-acid sequence is MKSRILGIAALTAAAALALTGCAGGSGGDGDAPIKLGSVNTISGPATFPEASEAAAAVFDQVNADGGINGRQIEYKAMDDKADPATATAAARELIGSDEVVGLVGGASLLDCEINAKYYEQEDVRSIQGIGVDPGCFDSPNIAPANIGPFNDTTLTMLYGSEELGLENLCVFTSVIGSTGPAYAAAVEQWSEITGKETTMIDDTVPYGGADYTPYIVKAKEAGCDGIVSNAVEPDAIGQIKAANQQGWDDVSFLFLTSTYSESFAAAVDNSAAGVYVPAEFYPFTEDNEINADWKSLMEENEITLTSFSQGGYLAATFMVEVLESIDGDITRESVNDALANMEPIDNDMLAYPYQFDQIAAQDYEPGGWPVVLKSGTNAWEQAADDWLMIPAS
- a CDS encoding MoaF C-terminal domain-containing protein, translating into MIHARIGALDTQRKGVDDWATYDEFAAGIDTYRLPNVSLRGRTLALTLADGNVLSFSFATDTVTWSTNGSIAEPGANDPYDAVQVRSDVFFLNLPLTSRDREAVTVVWSERTGRAIVTHSRIDAEHTDGEPQVKQDFIAATLDGSAATGKAPAESRDLIGKRNLYRYSPEHLYEHVYMSTERYAWQNLQGVQRGHGDMDLSTVWKLDDALYLFCFREFRIPVASVWLHDLGYDLMTTGIFLGITGSGTSEHSRAGGHVYPLGTVAYPDVQPV
- a CDS encoding helix-turn-helix domain-containing protein, translated to MTTAQEQNVSRADSRPTQVDSIGAFRRIVSSSFVPLEISGEERGPFMARLCSADADDVVFTEVAARPHLVERTRDTIASGGSGYYKVSLLLSGSSILVQDGKELVMRPGDLSVYDTSRPYSLLFGEDFRNLIMMFPKDRLEIPSSFTDQLTAVSLSQEHRGVSPVLTAFLSQFPGQLTHLSQPVRAKLAHTSIDLMGTLFSSILDAAPGQRDPHQVLLQKIYAYIEQHLSSGDLSPGSIAAAHYVSTRHLHSLFRQADTTVSTWIRERRLERCRTDLLDPVLAERTVSAIAARWGFTDAAHFSRVFKSAYGLSPSDLRRG
- a CDS encoding aspartate aminotransferase family protein; protein product: MTSNADLIARRNATIGPYSPLFYTEPLQFVSAHGVWLTEANGERYLDGYNNVPHVGHANERVVGALCSQAATLNIHTRYLNERVVDYSERLLATFAPELDRVLYGNSGSEANELALRISRQLTGATGVIVSDYSYHGTTITLAELTTGLKTREPLGAHVRTLRIPDLDRDDRPEAEVLAATLAELDAAIDSLQEHGFGVSACLFDPLFSTEGMPRLPEGLIAGIVDRVRGAGGLVIADEVQSGFGRTGTHMWGHEYAGMSPDLVTMGKPMGNGHPMSGVVTSEAVLDAFGSRNEFFNTFAGNPVSAAVGEAVLLEMEEKQLMTRARGLGETAGSRFREFAEQYDFVRSAKGAGLFLGLDFAIDGAPAPELAKQVVESMKRRNVLISRIGRDESVLKVRPPLAFSSDELPILLDALDESLAEV
- a CDS encoding phosphotransferase enzyme family protein, whose protein sequence is MVTADPSAGAALARQALPRFGFTEEVELRLLKQRENAVYAFTARGDDYVVRVHRRGYHSDAELDCELAFVRALRAEGVAVPDFLLADDGRGFAVVGAQHPEGAHQVDVQRHLANTGNFGDERTGVDGSAMIDPEDFAELGRLAAQVHEATARSGYRMAVPRDDWDLDGLVGAEPAWGDPLRLDELAGDDRAAVVDAIPRIRSLLGDYGTPEHRFGPIHSDLTPENVLRTEAGLVLIDFDDFAAGWHLFDLATALHFYVPHPRFTEYRDALFAGYASVRSLDDADHAVFPAILLARGLTYLGWAADRRGEPTAEWLATDVLPHIVRLAHELNAAPSVTPSAGARS